A region of the Dehalococcoidia bacterium genome:
AAACCGTGGGCTCGCCTACGACAGGCAAGGAAGACCGGATATCTCGGTCAACGAGTACACACAAGCCCTGGACCAGGATTCCGACTACATCGAGGCATATGTGAACCGCTCCAATGCCTTCAGAAGCACCGGTCAGTACGAGAAGGCGCTGGCGGATGCCAACAAGGCAATCGAATCGGGTCAGCATCTTGCGGTCGCATACAACGCCCGTGCATTAGCCAACCTTGGGCTGGGGAATGAAGGGCAGGCCCTATCGGACGCGACCGAAGCCATCAGGCAGGACGGAACTTACGCCTTGGCCTACTCCAACCGGGCGTACATCTACACAGGCCAGGGTCGCTACGACCTCGCGATATCAGACGCGACCAAAGCAATCGATCTGGACCCCGATTTGGCTGAAGCCTACTCAAACAGGGCTGAGGCCCACCTCAAGAGGGGAGACTACCCCGGCGTCATAGCGGACTCGACATCCGCCCTGTCCAGAGACCCTTCACTTACCGGAGCCTACCTCGGGCGTGCTCTCGCCTACCTTAACGAACAGGAGTACTCGAAGGCCCGGAGCGACGCAGAACAGGTCCTGCAACAGGCACCCGGCCAACTGTACGCAGTCTACGTGCGTGGAGCTGCGTCAATGGAGTTGACCGGTGGCATGGACGGCCGGGAAGACCTCGAGAGAGTCATCAGCGCGTCCAGGAGTCCAACGCTCGTCAACCTCGCCAGGCGCGCTCTTTCCCGATCCAATCAATAGACACAGCGCTCAACCCGACCAGGATGTCAGGGAACAGTCTTCTGTGTTAGGAAAAACGATGCTGGTCAGCCTATACTGAACCAGGATAAGACCAACACTTCAGACATACACACGACAGCGGCCGACTGGGCCGCCGAGGAGACTGCACATGGCACCGATTTCCAAGTACGTAAACGTAAACGGAGTCCGACTTCGATACCTCGACTGGGGGACGCGGGGGCTGCCGCCCATGGTCTGTCTGCACGGACACACCGGGCAGGCGCGCATCTGGGACGAGTTTGCCGAGGTGGTGCGAAACTCTTACCACGTGTACGCCGTAGACCAGCGAGGTCACGGCGAGTCCGCCCATGCGCTGGACGGCTACGCCCGTGACAGGTTCGTCGAAGACCTTGCCGCCTTCGTGGACGCCCTGGAGCTGGAGCGGTTCACACTCTCAGGCCTGTCCATGGGTGGCTGGCACTCGATGCTGTACACGGCCGAACATCCTGACCGGGTCGAGCGCATCGTGATGGTGGACATCGGCCCTGAGCCGTCTGAGGAAGCCGTTGCAGCCTCCGGCAGCCGACCGCTGACCCCGATGGCGTTCGATACCATCGAGGAGGCCGTTGCCTGGATGCGATCCGGCAACCCGTGGGCGTCCGATGCCAGGCTGCTGAAGGATGCCCAGCACAAGATGAAGCAGACTGATGACGGCCTGTGGACGTGGAAGGCCGACCACGACCTGTTCAACGTGCCACTTCCCGACATGTCGGACCCGGACCTCATCGGCAGGTACTGGAGCGCGCTGGACACCATTCCATGTCCAATACTGGAGGTACGGGGTTCCGAGAGTCCGCTGGTGTCCGACGCGGTACTGGACAGGATGAAGGCTGCGGCGACAGATCTCACCTCGGTGGATGTGGCCGACGCGGGTCACGTTGTCACCGTCGACAAGCCTCGCGAGTTCATTGCGGCAAGCCGCGAGTTCCTGGGAGTTTGAGGCTGACGAAATAACCGAATGCGACGACACATCCTCTACATAGCAGTTGTGGAGAGGAGACCTTCATAGAACCTGGTCACCCTGTCGGGAGCCGATACACAGAGGTGGGTGATGCCCTGCAGGTAGTAGTCAACTCCCTTTCACCCTCACCCCCGTATCAAGTACGGGGCAGGCTCCAACCCTCTCCCTGAGGGAGAGGGGGCTGGTAGGTTGAGCTTCGGGTCTGATGGTTAGTTTTACCTAGCCCTCATTGCATCGAAAAAAGGGAGTCATCCAATGGTCTCCGGGGAGCGGGTAGATGGCTGAATACGATTACGACATGGTGGTCATAGGATCCGGACCGGCGGGCCAGCGCGCTGCTGTGCAGGCCGCTAAGCTCGGAAAGCGCACTGCCATCGTCGAACGCCATGCCGAAATCGGCGGCGTCATGGTCAACTCAGGCACCATTCCCAGCAAGACACTCCGCGAAGCGGTAATATACCTGACCGGATACAGGGAACGTGGCATCTACGGTGAGTCGTACGCCGTCAAGGACGACATCACCATGAGCGACCTCATGATCCGCACCAATCACGTGATGCAGCAGAAGACCGACACGTTGCGCCACCAGCTGCTGCGGAACAGGGTTGAGCTGATCACCGCCGACGCATCGTTCATCGACTCCCACACACTGGCCCTCTCGGCAGTGGATGGGAGAGGCAGCCGTCCCATCACCGCAGACAAGGTAGTCGTCGCCGTTGGCACAACTGCAGCGAAGCCTGACTGGACCAACGTCGATGGCGAGCACATCCTGCTGAGCGACGACATACTCAATCTGCCCGAGCTTCCCAGAAGCCTGGCCATCATAGGCGGCGGCGTCATTGGCCTGGAGTACGGCAGCATATTCGCGACCCTCGGAATACGCGTTACGCTCATTGAGCGCGACTCGAGGCTGCTGGACTTCGTAGACTCCGAACTCATCGACACACTCGTGTACCACCTGCGTCAGAAGAGGGTGACGCTCCGGTTGAACGAAGAGGTCACCTGGATGGAGCCTTCCGACGATGAACGCGGCCAGCACGTCAGGATCAGGCTGGTCAGCGGCAAGCAGATTGTGAGCGATGCCGCGCTGTACAGCATCGGACGCACCGGCGCCACAGCGTCACTCGGGCTGGAAACGGTAGGCCTGGAGCCAGATGGCAGAGGCCGATTGACAGTGAACGACACCTACCAGACGTCCGTGGACAACATATACGCGGTCGGCGACGTAATCGGGTTCCCAAACCTGGCGTCGACCTCCGCGGAGCAGGGCCGTCTGGCGTCGTGCCACGCCTTTGGCCTACCCGCCAGGAGTGTCCCGGGCCTGTTTCCCTACGGGATCTACACCATCCCTGAAATCTCCATGGTGGGCAGGACCGAAGAGGACTTGACCGAGGACGTTGTTCCCTACGAAGTAGGCAGGGCGCAGTACCGGGAGATAGCGCGGGGCCAGATAATCGGAGACGACACGGGGCTGCTGAAGCTGCTGTTCCACGCCACCACACGCAAACTGCTTGGAGTGCACATCATCGGCGAGGGCGCGAGCGAGCTCATTCACATTGGACAGGCCGTGCTTGCATTCGAAGGTACTGTCGACTACTTCGTGGACGCGGTCTTCAACTACCCGACACTGGCGGAGTGCTACAAGACGGCCGCGTTGGACGGCATCAACCGGCTGGAAGCCTAATCTTCCCATCCTGCAAAGACCAAAAATCTGTTGCCCGACCGGGTAGTTGCCCATAGAATTAAGTCATAGATGGGCAGTTCACCCCGATACCCGCAGAACGAATAATTCAGGGCACCGCGGTCTTAGACACCTCGCCCCCTGATAGAAGAGAAGAAAGGAGGTCGTCCACATGGAGATACAGATTCAAGCCAGGAACATCGACCTCAACCCCAATGCCGAGCAGTACATCCAGAAGAAGTTCGATAGGCTTCAGCGACATCTGCCGAACCTCGACGATGCCAAATTAGAGGTGTCCATGACCCAGGCGCGGGCCACTCGCGACCGCGTCCAGGCTCAGATGACACTGAACATCTCCGGTTACACGCTTCGAGGACAGGACAGGGGAGTAAACCTGTTCGCTGCCGTCGACGCAGTCACGGACCTGGTTGACCGGCAGATCCGACGGTTCAAGGGAAAGGTGTACCACAGCGCGCAGGCCAGGAAGTCGCGCAGCGGTTTCAGGGACGTCCCGCCTGAGGCGATCATCGAGATGCCAGAAACCCTCGAGGAAGAAGAGGCGCTTGAAGAGATCGGCCAGGTAGTCCGCACCAAGCGACACTCCATGCCGCCGATGTCCGTCGAGGACGCCATCCTGCAGATGGAGATGCTGGGGCACAGCTTCTTCCTGTTCTTCAACATGGACTCTGACGAGTACAACGTCGCCTACCGGCGTCGCGACGGCGACTACGGCGTGATCGAGCCCGAGCTGGCCTAGGCCCCTTTGGCTGAGCAGAGATCAGGTCCGTACATCTGGGCCACATGGCTTTCGAAGGTGCTGGTCGGTGACATTTCCTGCGAGTGGGCATCGTGGTTCAAGGCCCACTACAAGGGCTACGAGCGGGTGCCCAGCACGTTCGACATGGTCACCTGGCAGATGAACCACACGTCGCTGCTGAACGAGGTCAGGGACAAGATCGAGGCAGATGGCGTCACTGTTCTCACCGAGAACCAGAGCTACTTCAACCTACGCGGTGGCTCCGGCACTGTCATCGGAGGCAAGCCAGACCTAGTCGCGCTGGGCCCCGACGACACCGGCACCATCTACGACATCAAGACAGGGCAGCCCCGAGCGTCGGACACCGCTCAGGTAATGATCTACATGTACGCGCTCCCGTACATCAACCAGTTCCGCGGGAGGCGTTTCCAGGGACGGCTGGTCTACAGGGACGACCGGGTGGTCGACATCCCGGCTGACAGCGTGAGCGACGCATTCAAGTCGGAGCTGTTCGCTCTGATCAGGCGGATCGCTGACTCTCAGCCTGCGCGCAGGGTACCGAGTGCGTTGGAGTGTGGGATGTGTGATCTAACTCCCAATGACTGCCCGGATAGGATTGATGCCGCGCCTGCGGAACAGATCGCGGAGGGTGGGGAGTTCTGAGAGGGGACCAGACCGTCGGAGTTCAAGTCTTCTCGCGCTAGCTGTCTATCACGGCTTCGCCGACGCGGAACTTCTCGATGCCCTTCCAGTCGTAGACGACGCCCAGACCCGGGCCTTCAGGGACATCCACGCAGCCGTTCTCGTCTACTGACTCCAGCTGGTCTGTGTAGCCACACGCGTACACTGGCGGACAGGAGATATTGGGCAGCTTCGGGTGGACGAGGCCCATCTCGTAGAAGTTCGAGTTGCGCATGGCGGCCATGCAGTGGCGCTGCGCAGGACCTGCAATGTGCAGCTCGACGTCCATGCCATAGCCCTCGGCTGAGTGAGCGATCTTCATGACGCCAGTTATACCGCCATCGTACTCCGGGTCGGCGCGCCAGAAGTCGGTCGCCTCGGCAGCGGCCATGTCTGCGTGCGCCTCGACCATGTGCAGGTGCTCGCCCTGGAGCAGCGGCGTCTTGAGCATCTTCCGAAGTTGTCGATGCGCGTAGAACGACACTCCACCGTCACGCATCGGGTCCTCGTACCAGTAGAAGTCGTTGTCGTCGCAGGCGCGTCCGACTGTCAGCGTGTCTCCGAATGTATCGTACACGCAGCACGGGTCGATCATCAGCGCCATCTTGCCGCCGACTCGTTTACCGACGGCGTTGACCGTCTCGACCTCGCGCGGAATCGACACGTCTCCCCACGAGTGGATCTTGAATCCCTGGTATCCCAGTTCCAGGCACTGCTCCGCAAAGTCGGCGTACGCTTCGGGACTGCTCAGGCCGTCAGGCTGTCTGTCAGCGTGAGAGGTGCTTGCGTATGAGGGCAGCTTCTTCCGGTAGCCGCCGAGCAGCTGGTAGATCGGCGAGTCGTGCAGCTTGCCCGCGAGGTCCCACAGTGCAATGTCCACGGGACCGATGCCCATCTTGTCCTGCTTGCGCAGGATCGACTTCGCCTGGTTGTAGAATAGCTCCCGCTGAAGCGCGTTCTTACCGATCAGGAAAGAGCCGAACTGCTGGATCTGCTCGAAGGTGCCCGGAGCGATGCTCATGTACTCGCCCGTGACACCTATGTCGGTGTCGATGCGTATGCCGAGCACGGACCGCCCTCCCCTGCCTCCGGGCTCGTAGAACGGCCCCATTGCGAAGCTGAGGTCGCTTCCCACGTCGTTGAGTGGGAACCGGTACCGCGTCAGCGTGATCTTCTGGATGATAGGGGTACTGCCCATGCTTTCTTCTCCTGCTGAGGTCAGCCCTGTCCGGCGCGTGCCTTGATTGCCACGGTGTGGTCCCAGGGGGTGATCCACTCGTCTTTGATCTCCATTCCCCAGCCGGGAGCGTCCGTTGGGGTGATGTAGCCGTCCTTGGGTACGGCGAGCCCCGGGATCGGCCAGACCTCGTCGAGCGGGATGCCGGGGTCGCTGCCCATCCAGAACTCGGCCATGGGCGACTCAGGCATGGCGATCGCGAAGTGCTGACCCCAGGGCGACGCGACCGCGGCGTGCGGGATCGTGATGATGCCTGCGGCCTCGCCGATCGTGTAAATCTTCAGCGCCTCGGAGAAGCCGCCGCACCACTTCATGTCGGGCTGAAGCACGTCTACGGCGCGGTGCTCGACGAGCTGCCTGAACGTCCAGCGGCCGTGATGGTCCTCGCCTGTTGCGAGAGGAATCCAATTGATCGCCTTTCGCAGCTCGATGTGTCCCTCGAGGTCTGTTGGTATCAGCGGCTCTTCGAGCCAGCGCAGTCCGTAGGGTCGCAGGCGCTCCGCGAGCCTGATTGCGAACTCGACGTTGAAACTCATCACGGGGTTGTACATGAGCTCAGCGTTGGGGCCTACCGCGTCCCGTGCCTTCGCGATGTGCTCCTCTACGAGGTTAATGCCGTCGATGCCCTCGTCGTAGTGCGCCGGGTTCGAGACCTTGAAGCACTTGAATCCCAGCTCCTGCGACCAGTCGAGGTCGTCGGAGGTGCAGTACACGAGAGCTTTGTCCCTGCACGGCCCTCCGATCAGCGAGTACACGGGCTGGCCGAGCAGCTTGCCCTTGAGGTCCCACAGCGCGAGGTCTACGCCGGACTGCGCGACGGTCGCGATGCCGCCCGCACCGAAGCGCTGCGTGGATCGCCACATCAGGTCGTTCAGGTACTCCAGCGCCAGGCAGTCTCGGCCCTCGAGCAACGGACCGAAGTGGTAGTCGACCAATGCTGCCGTCGGCTCTCCGAAGCTGCACTGACCCAGGCCCCACGTGCCGTCCTCGGCCGTCACCTGCACCCACACGTCTGCGCTTGTGTTCGCGCCCGCCATCTGACCGTGGAGTCTCGGGAACTCAGGGTACTTGTTGATCGGCAGCGCGCGCCGTGCATGCGTGTTCCAGTTCGGCCTGCGAGACTCCGACTTCGGCGGCGTCCTCGGGATGTTCAGCTCGACCGCCCTTACCTCTTTGATCTTCAACGTTCTAGTCCTCTCTAATCAGAATTGTCTGCCGCATTCAGGAACGCCACGGCCGCGTCCGGGTCTATCAGGGGATAGACGTCGAACTCGGCGGGTATCATCTCCGCCCACTCCGTCAGCAGCATGTGAAGGGTCTCGTTGGAGTCGACGTCGAACAGCGCGACTGCTCCCCGTCCGGTGCGCGCGAAAAAGAAGCGCGCGAGTCCTCGATCCAGCTTGTCCTGAGACCACGGCCAGTACAGCTTTCGCTGCTCCCGCACCTCCGACGGTCGTGTCGGCAGCGGTGTGCTTATCGCAAGAAACAGCATCGTTACTCTCCCTTTCGTTTGCAGGAAAGATAGTATCATGTTCCCTAGCGCAGGCCGGGGATGGGGAGTGATGAGCTTGGGTAGGTTGTGGATTGAGATTTCACCCTCACCCTAGCCCTCTCCCTGAGGGAGAGGGGACGTCATGTTCTCACACCATATGCCCAATGTACTGTTTCCGACTCAAATGACCAAGACTTCAAGGAGACGATGACAATGCCCGGAAAGTTGACCGACAAAGTAGCGATAGTCACAGGTGGAAACAGCGGAATCGGGGAGGCCACGGTGCACCTCTTTGCCCGGGAAGGCGCGAAGGTCGCCATCCTTGCGCGGAGGGAGAACGAGGGGCACGCCGTCGAGTCCGCAGTCAAAGACAACGGTGGTGAGGCCACCTTCATAAGCTGCGACGTTTCCGACCGTCAGCAGGTGGACGCCGCCGTGCAGGCCGTCGTCGATGCCTACGGGGGTGTCGACGTGCTGTTCAACAACGCTGGCGGTGGTGGCCCAGGCAACTTCCCCGACGAGCCGGACGACATCTGGGACCGTGTGCTGACGGTCAACCTGACCGGCACGTTCTACATGTGCCGCGCCGTGTGGCCTCACATGATCGCCGGAGGCGGAGGGCGGATCGTCAACATGTCCTCGGTTGCAGCGCAGCGCGGATTCAGCAAGAAGATGTACGACCTCGTCGGGCGTGGCCCGTCAGCCTCGTACTACGCAGCGAAGGCCGGAGTCGATGCTCTAACGCGCTACGTCGCCGGTATGGGCGGCCAGCACAACATCCGCGTGAACGGCGTGAGACCCGGGCAGATCATCACCCCCGCTGTCGATACTGGCGGCGGGCACCACAGCCTGGAGGCGATGTTCGACTTCATCCAGATCCTCGACAGCAAGGGATACCCCGAGGACGTTGCCAACACTGTGCTGTTCCTAGTGAGCGACGAGGCGCGGTTCATAACCGGTGAGATAGTCAACGTGGACGGTGGGATGCCGGGCAAGCTTTAGAATTCTGTCGGAAACTGTGTCAGTATGGTAGGCAGTGTTTTCACCCTCACCCCAACCCTCTCCCCCGTATCAAGTACGGGGCAGGCTCTGAGGGAGAGGGGGTCCGTTGGCTGGTAATTGTGCTTGTATGTACACCCTGACTTACACCTTTCAGCGCTCAGGGAGAGGGGGATTTGCGCTGGTCTCATTTCGTGGGAATGACGGGTAGGAATTCTGATGAGTCACTATGCCAGAGCTCAACGGTAAGGTAGCCATCGTCACAGGCGCGGGTCGTCTCAAGGGGATCGGGAGAGCGGCGGCGGTCGCACTTGCACGGCTGGGAGCCGATGTCGTCATCACGGGCACCGGGCGAGACCCCTCGACGTTCCCTGACTACGAGCGGGAGATTGGCTGGCGAGACGTGGAGTCCGTGGCTGAGCTAATTAGGGAAGAGGGCCGTAAAGCGCTCCCTCTCGTCGTGGATGTGACCGACGAAGCGCAGGTCGTGCGTATGGTTGAGCAGACCGTAAGCGAGTTCGGCAGGGTCGACATCCTGGTGAACAACGCCGCTCATGGTGTGGGCGCGGACAGGATACCTATCGTGGAACTGGAACCTGCGGTTTTTGATCTCGTAGTCGACGTGAAGGTTCGCGGCACGTATCTCTGCACAAGGGCTGCCGTCACGCAGATGATCGAGCAGGGTGACGGTGGCAAGATCGTCAACATCGCGTCGGTCGCAGGAAAGCGCGGTAGCGCAAACACGCTCGCCTACAACGCCGCCAACTTTGCTGTCGTTGGGATGACGCAGTCGTCGGCCCGTGAGTTGGGTCCGCATGGCATAAACGTGAACTGTGTCTGTCCAGGACTCGTCCAGACCCACCGTGGGGATGTGTTCATGGACGTCTTCGACCGGACCTGGGAGCAGACGGCTGAGTCAGTGCCAATCGGCCGCAATGGGACGGATAAGGAACTCGGGGACTTCGTGGCTTATCTGTGTACTGAGGCGGCATCGTGGATTCACGGCCAGTCCATTAACGTCGATGGCGGCGTGATGATGGAGCACTAGCTACGGGCGCACGCTGGTTTCACCCTCACCCTGAGGTTGCTTACAAGAATAGGTAAACACAACTCGTTCGTTCCTGGATCAAGTCCGGGACGGGCTCTGAGCTTGTCGAAGGACACCCCGGGCCCCTGGATTCCGGCCTCCGCCGGAATGACGAACTGCGGGAATCTAGACCTATGGCCGTACACCGTACTTGGGCTTTGGACCGAGGTTGCGCTTGAGCACTGACTGGGATGCTTCGACCAGCATGGACAGGAAGGGGCGCGTGTCTCTTGGGTCGATCATCTTTTCGATGTCGAACGCCTCGGCCACGAGGTATGGCGATCTGAACTTGTTCAGCGTCGCCTCAAGCTCCGCGCGTCGTGCCGCTGGGTCAGGTGAGTTGGCGATGTCTCTGCGATAGGCTGCTTCGACTCCGCCCTCTACGGGTATCGAGCCCCAGTCCCCTGACGGCCACCCCAGCCTGAGGTTGACCGGAACCGAGCTTCCTGTGGCTGCGGCCGCGAGTCCGAACGCCTTTCGCACGTGGAGTTGGATTACCGGCACCGTGAGCTGCACGTTCGCCATCAGCGTGCGCATCCCGTGCCTGATTGTGCCCTGGAGCTCGGCCTTGCTGCCCACCATGAACCCGGGCACGTCGTTGAACAGCACGATCGGGATGTTGAATGTGTCGCAAACGTCCAGGAAGTGGGTCTGCTTGTTCGCTCCGTCGGCGTCGATCGCTCCCGCAAGGTACCTTGGATCGTTTGCGGCGACTCCGATAACGTAGCCGTTCACCCTGGCGAACCCGGTGATCGCAGTCTTGCCCCAGTGCGGACGTATCTCGAAGAAGCTGCCCTTATCGACCACGTGCCCGATCAGTTTGCGCATGTCGTAGCCGCGCCTGGTATTGCGGGGGATGATGTCGGCCAACTCCTCGTCACGCCGGTTGGGGTCGTCGCTCGGAGCAGCTCGTGGAGGCATCTCCCAGACGTTCTGAGGCATGTAGCTCAGGTACTGGCGCACTCTATCGAACAGATCCTCCTCGCTCTCGGCCTCGTCGTGTACCGCGCCGCTCTGGTGTACGTGAACATGTGAGCCGCCCAGCGACTCCTTGTCGATCTCCTCAGAGATGGCGCGGCGCACCACGGGTGGACCGCCAGGGAATATCTGGCTTGAGCCCTTCACCATGATCGTCCAGTGAGCGAGCATGGCGCGACCTGCGGGGCGACCCGCTACAGACCCGACAATCGCGGAGACCACCGGCACCTTGCCTAGCAGTTCTACCTCGCCGGTGAAGTCGTCAGAGCTTGGGAGGTGTCCCCCTTGGGCGTACTGCACTCCGCGCACACTCGCGCCGGCGCCGTCGGCCATGTAGATGAGCGGGACGCCGTACTCCAGCGCAAAGCTGTCCGCCCAACTGTTGTTCTTGCGCCGTCTGCGCTCCGGCCCGACGGCTGTGCCGCCCCGGACAGTAAAGTCCTCGCCGCCTACGACTACCAGTTGGCCGTCTATTCTGCCCAGTCCTGTCACGTATGGCATGGGCGTGAACCCGATGAGATTGCGGTCCTCGTCGTACTCGCCGTACCCTGCCAACTCGCCGATCTCGAAGAACGTGTCCTTGTCGAGAAGGGTGTTGATTCGTTCCCGGACCGTCAGCTTGCCCTCAGAGTGCTGCCGCTCTATGCGTTCCTTGCCACCCATCTGCATGGCAAGAGACCTGCGGTACTCAAGCTCATCGATCTCAGGCTGCCAGACCATTTCTTTTTCTCCTTAAGTGAAGTGGCCTTCACTCCTCATCCAAGTTGCCCCATCAATCCGGTACTATACCGGCCCCGAAGGAAGTCGGGATGCCTGAGAGCTTTCTGCAGAGCTGGGACGTTGCATTTCACCCCGTCGACCCGCGTCTCGGATAGAGCCTTCTCCATAAGGGAGATGGAGTCGTTGCGGGTGGCTCCCCAGGCGATCAGCTTGGCCAGGAGCGGGTCGAAGTGGGACGATACCTCGTCGCCCTCACGGAATCCGGCCTCCACTCTCAGATCGTTCACCTGTGGAAGTCTGAAGGTATCGAGTGTTCCCGGCGATGGTATGAACGTCTCGGGGTCCTCGGCGTAGATGCGGCACTGGATGGCGTGGCCGTTCACAGGCTCTTCTACAATGGAGATGCTATCCCCGGACGCGATCCTGAGCTGCTGCTCGACGATATCGACGCCGGTGACCATCTCAGTCGGACCGTGCTCGACCTGTATCCGCGCGTTAGCCTCGATGAAGTAGGGTCTGTCGTCAGCGTCCACGATGAACTCGAAGGTGCCGACGTTCGTGTAGCCGATCTCACGCGCCGCAAGCATCGACGCCGAGATAAGACGCTCCCTGGTTGAGTCGGTTATGGAGGGCGAGCCTGCCTCCTCGATCACCTTCTGGTGGCGTCTCTGAGCCGAGCATTCCCGCTCCCACAGATGCGTGACTGTCCCGTCGATGTCGGCGACAATCTGCACCTCGACGTGTCGTGCGTCAGGCACGTAGCGTTCGAGATAGATGTCCTGGCTGCCGAAGGCGCGACGCGACGACGAGCGCGTCCGTCGTACAGTTCGCTCGAGTCGCCCGGGATCCTCGACCATGTTCATCCCGATACCGCCTCCGCCTTCACTCGCCTTGATCATCAGCGGGTAGCCTATTAGCTCAGCGTGGGATGCGAGATCGGGGTCGCCCCCCGCTTTCTCGGGGGCAGGCTCAATGTCAATCTCCGTCCCCGGCAGCACAGGGACACCATACTCAGCGAGCCGTCGCCTTGCCTCGCGCTTGTTCCCGGCCAGACTGATCGCCTCCGGCGAGGGGCCGACGAACACGATACCGGCGTTCTCGCTTGCCCGTGCGAAGTCAGGATTCTCGGACAGGAAGCCGTAGCCAGGATGTATGGCCTCTGCGCCTGTATCGGCAGCGGCCTGGATCACGGCGCTGATGTCCAGGTATCCAGCTACAGGGCCCGCCTCATCCGGCAGTGCCACCGCCTCGTCGGCAAGCTCTGCGTGAAGGGGATTCCCCTCGGACGGGGAGTAGACCGCCACAGTGTTGACGCCAAGGCGTCGACAGGTTCGGATCACCCGACACGCGATAGCGCTCCTGTTAGCTA
Encoded here:
- a CDS encoding propionyl-CoA carboxylase — translated: MVWQPEIDELEYRRSLAMQMGGKERIERQHSEGKLTVRERINTLLDKDTFFEIGELAGYGEYDEDRNLIGFTPMPYVTGLGRIDGQLVVVGGEDFTVRGGTAVGPERRRRKNNSWADSFALEYGVPLIYMADGAGASVRGVQYAQGGHLPSSDDFTGEVELLGKVPVVSAIVGSVAGRPAGRAMLAHWTIMVKGSSQIFPGGPPVVRRAISEEIDKESLGGSHVHVHQSGAVHDEAESEEDLFDRVRQYLSYMPQNVWEMPPRAAPSDDPNRRDEELADIIPRNTRRGYDMRKLIGHVVDKGSFFEIRPHWGKTAITGFARVNGYVIGVAANDPRYLAGAIDADGANKQTHFLDVCDTFNIPIVLFNDVPGFMVGSKAELQGTIRHGMRTLMANVQLTVPVIQLHVRKAFGLAAAATGSSVPVNLRLGWPSGDWGSIPVEGGVEAAYRRDIANSPDPAARRAELEATLNKFRSPYLVAEAFDIEKMIDPRDTRPFLSMLVEASQSVLKRNLGPKPKYGVRP
- a CDS encoding biotin carboxylase yields the protein MFNKVLIANRSAIACRVIRTCRRLGVNTVAVYSPSEGNPLHAELADEAVALPDEAGPVAGYLDISAVIQAAADTGAEAIHPGYGFLSENPDFARASENAGIVFVGPSPEAISLAGNKREARRRLAEYGVPVLPGTEIDIEPAPEKAGGDPDLASHAELIGYPLMIKASEGGGGIGMNMVEDPGRLERTVRRTRSSSRRAFGSQDIYLERYVPDARHVEVQIVADIDGTVTHLWERECSAQRRHQKVIEEAGSPSITDSTRERLISASMLAAREIGYTNVGTFEFIVDADDRPYFIEANARIQVEHGPTEMVTGVDIVEQQLRIASGDSISIVEEPVNGHAIQCRIYAEDPETFIPSPGTLDTFRLPQVNDLRVEAGFREGDEVSSHFDPLLAKLIAWGATRNDSISLMEKALSETRVDGVKCNVPALQKALRHPDFLRGRYSTGLMGQLG